GCAGGTTGGCGCGAATCTGCTCGTCGGTCACCACCGGCAGCGTAAATCGGAAGGTCGACCCATGCCCTAGCGTACTCACCACACTAAGCTGGCCGCCGTGTAGCTCAACCAGCCGGCGGCTGATCGGTAACCCCAGGCCGGTGCCGCCATAGCGGCGCGAGAGTGTCTCGTCGGCCTGGCGATACTCTTCGAAGATCAGCTCAATATGCTCATCGGCGATGCCGATGCCGCTATCTTCGACCTCGATCACCGCATAGCCTGGGTCGGGCGCAGTGCCGCCGGCATTGACCGGTGTGCCTGGCGCGGTATATACACGGAGTGTAATGCTGCCGCGCTCGGTGAACTTCACCGCGTTCGAGAGCAGGTTCAGCAGCACCTGCGCCGTGCGCACCCGGTCGGCATACACCAGCGGCAGATCAACCGCAAGCTCGGTGCGCAAGGCGATCGGCTTGCCCAGCGCCAGGCTGCTGGCCGTCATCAGTGCGTCCTGGAGAATCGGCTCGATCTGGGTCGGCTCGCGCTGCAGGTCGAGCCGGCCAGCCTCGATCTTAGCGTTGTCGAGGATGTCGTTCAACAGCTTCAGCAGGTAGTTGCCCGAGTCGTAGATCCTGGCCATGTAGTTCTGCTGTTCAAGTGAGAGCGGCCCCTTAAGCTCTTGCTTGAGAATGTATGAGAAGCCGATGATTGCGTTTAGTGGTGTGCGCAGCTCGTGGCTCATATTCGCCACGAATTGCGACTTCATGCGGTTCGCATACTCGGCGATTGCCCGCGCGTGTTCGAGCTGCTTGTTCGAGGCCTGGAGCTGGCTGTTCAAGAAATCTTGCTCAAGCAGCGCGCGCTGAAGCTGCTTCTCGCTCTCGTAGAGCTGCGCCTCGCGCCGCTCGACCTTATGGTAGCTGTCGATCGCCCACTCGACCGCAGTGAAGAAGCTCTGCGATGCGAGCATGGCCACCAACGCGCTCAGGTAGCCCAGCAGCACCGCCGCTAGAAACGGCAGCCGGCCGATATCGCCGATCGAGTTGGTGACCAGGGCCGCCAGTATCATCAGTACGGTTGCGCCGGTAGCTACCACGAAGCCAGTCCACGGCCGCAGCAAGATGCCGGCCATCACCACCACCAGCGGTGTGAAGAAGATGAATGGGTTGTGCGCGAACGGGTAGCTGCCGAACGTGACCATGATCGCGGCCAGCACGCCCGTGAGAAACAGCCCTACCGCCCAACGATACCGGCCGCGTTTGCGAAGCTGGTTGGCCAGCCAGTGCGTCAGCAGGAACACCAGGCCGATCTGCATGCTCAGCCTGGTCATCTCGGCGCCTACCAGGCCGGCGCTAAACAGCACGAAACCGGTAATGCCGAGGCTGAGCAGCAGCGTGGCGAACGAGTCTTCGCGCAGCGACTGCGTATACTCTTCCATTCGCGGCTGATTGGTGGCTGAGTTGCTCATAGCTCGCGCGCACGCTTGGCAGGCACGCTCGGCCGCTATGGCGGGCGCCGGTGTGCATCTGCGATCTCATGCCGGTGTGTCTGTGCTTATTGTACGGCCGGTTGTTATGATTGTGAATAGTTCACCAGTGACAACTAAATGACAATAATGCAATCAGGCGCGCGGCAACTCCAGCGCCGTATTGGCTGGGGTCGCCACGCGCCTGTTCGGGGCACGTGTGAAGTAGATCGGGCAGCCGCTACATCAGGCGCTGCGCCCCAGCAGCCGTAGCGCGCGCCTGACGATATCGCCGGTCGTCAGCCCATACTGCGCGTAGATCTCTTTGTATGGCGCCGACGCACCGAATTTCTCGATACTCATCACGTCGCCCTGCGAGCCGACCCAGCGGTGCCAGCCCTGGCCCACGCCGGCCTCGACCGATAGGCGCGCCGTGACACTTGGCGGCAGCACGCTATCGCGATACGCCTGTGGCTGCTGGTCGAACAGCTCCCAGCTTGGGAAGCTGACCACGCGTGCGCGCACGCCCTGCCGCACAAGCTCGGCGTGTGCCTCGACTGCCAATGCCAGCTCCGAGCCGGTGGCCATAATGATCAGCTCGGGTGCGCCGTCGGGCGCATCGATCAGCGTATATGCGCCGCGTAGCGTGCCGGCAGCCGCGCCGATCGCGCTGCGGTCGAAGGTCGGCATCTTCTGGCGGCTGAGCACCAGCGCGGTTGGGCCGTGGGTATGCTCGAGCGCCGCTTGCCAGGCATAGCTTACTTCATTCGCGTCGCCAGGGCGCAGCACGAGCATATTCGGGATGGCCCGTAGCGAGGCCATGTGCTCGATCGGCTGGTGGGTCGGCCCATCCTCGCCCAGGCCGATGCTATCGTGCGTGAACACATACACCACCGCGTGGTGCGAGAGCGCCGCAACGCGCATCGCCCCGCGCATATAGTCGGCGAATGTGAAGAAGGTGCCGCCATATGGGCGCGTGCCGCCGTGCGCAGCCATGCCGTTGAGTGCCGCGCCCATGCCGTGCTCGCGTACGCCAAACCAGATCACGTTGCTGGCGTAGCTGCCGGGCTGGAAGCTCGCGTCCGTCACCATGGGCGTTTTGGTCGAGCCGGCCAGGTCGGCCGAGCCACCAATCAGCCAGGGGATCGGGCCGCGTAGTGCGTCGATCACCTTGCCAGAGGCCTCGCGTGTGGCCAGTTCGGTGCCGGCCGGGAAGCTCGGCAGCGCGTCGATCCAGCCCTCGGGCAGCTTGCCGGCGAACGCCAGCTCGAACTGGTGGGCCTCGGCGGCATATTCGGCCGCATACTTGGCGAACTGTTCGGCCCAGGCCGCGCGTAGCTTGGCGCCGCGCTCGCCGGCCGCGCGCATGTGCGCAGCAGCCTCGGGTGGCACCACGAACTGCTTGTCGGGGTCCCATCCATAGTATTGCTTGGTCTTGCGCACCCCTTCGCCGCCGAGCGGCTCGCCGTGTACCTTGCTGGTGCCAGCCTTAGGGCTGCCAAAGCCGATGATTGTGCGCACTGCGATCAGCGATGGCCGCTGGGTGTCGGCCTGGGCCTCGCGGATGGCTGCCTCGATCGCGGCCAGGTCGTTGCCGTCGGCCACGCGCAGGGTCTGCCAGCCATAGGCATCGAAGCGCGTGAGCACATCTTCGGTGAACGACAGGTTGGTTGGCCCGTCCAGCGAGATCAGGTTGTCGTCGTACAGGTAGATCAGCTTGCCGAGCTTGAGGTGGCCGGCCAGCGAGGCCGCCTCGGCTGCCACGCCCTCCATCAGGTCGCCGTCGCTGACAATCGCGTAGGTGTAGTGGTCGATCGGCGTGTAGCCGTTGCGGCGATATGCCTCGGCCTGGTATGCCTCGGCGATGGCCATGCCTACGCCATTGCCGAAGCCCTGGCCGAGCGGGCCGGTGCTCACCTCGACGCCGGGGGTCATGCCGGCTTCGGGATGCCCAGGTGTCTTCGAGCCCCACTGGCGGAACTGTTTCAGATCATCGAGCGAGAGATCATAGCCGGCCAGGTGCAGCAGGCTGTAGATCAGCATCGAGCCATGGCCGGGCGATAGGATGAAGCGGTCGCGGTTTGGCCATTGCGGCGCCTGCGGGTCGAAGCGCAAAAAGCGCGACCAGAGCACATAGGCCATGGGCGCTGCGCCGAGCGGCAGGCCGGGGTGGCCCGAATTTGCCGCTTGTACGCCGTCGATCGAGAGCATGCGGATGGTGTTGACCACTAGCTGGTCGGTATCGGTGTATGTCATAGCGCAGGGTTCTGAGTTTTGAATTTTGAGGTGAGTCGGCAAAACTCACACTCAAAACTTAAAATTCAAAACGGCTCCTTTCTACTGTCGTGCTCTCCAGTCGGCCAGAAACTGCTCGATACCCCTGTCGGTGAGTGGGTGCTTCATACTCATCTGTAGCACCTTGAATGGGCAGGTCGCAATATCGGCCCCCGCCAGTGCCGAGTCGATGATATGGCGCGGGTGCCGGATCGATGCCGAGAGCACCAGGGTCTTGATCTCTGGGTCGGTGCGGTAGATCTGGGCGATCTCGCGGATCAGGGCCATGCCATCGACGCCGGTGTCGTCGACGCGGCCAACAAATGGGCTGATGATGAATGCACCTGCGCGCGCCGCGAACAGTGCCTGGGCCGCGTTGAAGCATAATGTGACATTTGTGCGGATGCCGTCTTTGGCGAGCTGGTACACCGCCTTGAGGCCCTCGGTGGTGCTGGGTACCTTGATGATTACGTTCGGGTGCCACTGCGCATACTCGTGGCCCTCGCGCAGCATGCCCTCAGCGTCGAGCGAGATCGTCTCAGCGCTGATCGGGCCGTCTACCAGTGTGGCGATCTCGGAGATTGTGCTCTTGAAATCGGCCCCCTTCTCCCTGGCGATCAGAGTTGGGTTGGTGGTGACGCCGCTTAGAATGCCCCAGCCGGCCGCCTCGCGAATTTCGTTGATGTTTGCCGTGTCTAGATAGATCTGCATGGTTCGTCACTCCTTCGTTACGCACCTGGCGATGCTGTTGATCTACTATACTATATACTCCAAAGCACATCGTGATGAAAATCACCAAAAGGGGAGTGTTAGCCCTGATCTTTTGGAGGGGCAGGCCCTTATGCTGCGAGAGCTTGCCTATACTTGCGGCCGATTGGTGATCATGGTTGTGTCGATTATATCACGCCTCTTCGCGTCTGCATCAGTTTCCGCTGGGTGGGCGGGCATAACGATCACCAACATAGAACGGGGCGATCTGCTGCCCGAAACCATCGCCAGTAGCGTGCGGGCTGGCCTGCATCCCAGGTTGCACGCACCATGAAATACCCAAAATAACCTCTTGAAGCGGCCATGATTCTGTGCTATAGTGTACTTTGCATAACATGACCAAAGCCGTCTTGATAGAAAGCCGGACCCAGTGAACGATACACTCGATCTGCTGTTGTCCATGGCCCGCGAAAAGCGGCACAACGCCCCCGCGACCAGCTACGACTATCCCCCTCCCTCCGAACAGCTCTCCGACCAGTTTCCAATCAGCGCCGAACAGCAGGCGGCTGCGCTCCAGATGCTCGAGCAAGCTTCGGCCACATTGGTGCCTGGCTATGCACATGATCCAATCGAAGCTGCCGATCTCGATGCTGAGCTCGATCAAGAAGGCATTGCAGCCGACGACCCGGTGCGCATCTATCTGCGCGAAATCGGCCGCGTCAACCTGCTCAGCGCACACGAGGAGAGAGTCCTGGCCGAGCGAGTCGAGCGTGGCGAGTGCGCCGCACAACAGATCGCCGACGGCGATCATGCCGACGGCGAGCGTGCCCAGCTTCAGCGCCTCTCGTGCGAGGGCCAGGCCGCGCGCGAGCACCTCATCCAGGCCAACTTACGCCTGGTGGTGTCGATCGCAAAGAAATATCTCGGGCGCGGGCTGTCGTTCCTCGATCTGATCCAAGAGGGTAATATCGGCCTGATGCGCGCGGCCGAGAAGTTCGATTATCATCGCGGCTTCAAGTTCTCGACGTACGCCACCTGGTGGATTCGCCAGGCGATCACCCGCGCGATTGCCGACCAGAGCCGCACCATCCGATTGCCGGTGCATGTGGGCGAGACGATCAATCGGGTGTTGCGCACGACCAATCGCCTGCAGCAGTCGATGGAGCACGACCCGACGCCCGACGAGGTAGCGCTCGAGCTGGGCCTGGCGCCCGAGAAGGTGCGCCGCGCGCTTGAGGTTTCGCGGCAGACGGTTTCGCTCGAGACGCCGGTAGGCGCCGAGGGCGATGCGGTGCTCGGCGACTTCATCGAGGATCGCAGTGGCGCCGCGCCGCTCGAGAGCGCGGCCCAGCATATGCTGCGCGAGCAGATCGACATCGCGCTCCAAAAGCTGCCCGAGCGCGAGCGCAGGATCATCCAGCTGCGCTACGGCCTGGCCGATGGCCAGTATCGCACGCTCGAGGAGGTCGGGCGTGAGTTTGGCATCACGCGCGAGCGCATCCGCCAGATCGAGGCGCGTGTGCTGCGTAAGCTGCGCCACCCTGCCTACGGCCGCCACCTGCGCGGCTACCTAGAGTAAGTCGCCCCAACCAATCACGCCGGGCTGTACACGATCGCGCCGCCATGGATGGCGGCGCGATCGTGTACAGCCCGGCGTGACCCACCGGTAGCTACCCGATCAGCGCAGTCAAGGCGCCTACTGTCGCGCCGACACAGAGTATCGCCAGCATGCCGGCCGGCAGGTCGAGCGGGTGGCTCGAGCGCGGGTGGCGCGCCAGCAGCACGAGGCCGGCCAGCGTCGCCGGCAGCGCGAGTAGCCCGCCAAATATGGTCAGCGATACTACCGATACGCCGGCCAGTAGCCCG
The sequence above is drawn from the Candidatus Kouleothrix ribensis genome and encodes:
- the tkt gene encoding transketolase — protein: MTYTDTDQLVVNTIRMLSIDGVQAANSGHPGLPLGAAPMAYVLWSRFLRFDPQAPQWPNRDRFILSPGHGSMLIYSLLHLAGYDLSLDDLKQFRQWGSKTPGHPEAGMTPGVEVSTGPLGQGFGNGVGMAIAEAYQAEAYRRNGYTPIDHYTYAIVSDGDLMEGVAAEAASLAGHLKLGKLIYLYDDNLISLDGPTNLSFTEDVLTRFDAYGWQTLRVADGNDLAAIEAAIREAQADTQRPSLIAVRTIIGFGSPKAGTSKVHGEPLGGEGVRKTKQYYGWDPDKQFVVPPEAAAHMRAAGERGAKLRAAWAEQFAKYAAEYAAEAHQFELAFAGKLPEGWIDALPSFPAGTELATREASGKVIDALRGPIPWLIGGSADLAGSTKTPMVTDASFQPGSYASNVIWFGVREHGMGAALNGMAAHGGTRPYGGTFFTFADYMRGAMRVAALSHHAVVYVFTHDSIGLGEDGPTHQPIEHMASLRAIPNMLVLRPGDANEVSYAWQAALEHTHGPTALVLSRQKMPTFDRSAIGAAAGTLRGAYTLIDAPDGAPELIIMATGSELALAVEAHAELVRQGVRARVVSFPSWELFDQQPQAYRDSVLPPSVTARLSVEAGVGQGWHRWVGSQGDVMSIEKFGASAPYKEIYAQYGLTTGDIVRRALRLLGRSA
- a CDS encoding sigma-70 family RNA polymerase sigma factor, which produces MAREKRHNAPATSYDYPPPSEQLSDQFPISAEQQAAALQMLEQASATLVPGYAHDPIEAADLDAELDQEGIAADDPVRIYLREIGRVNLLSAHEERVLAERVERGECAAQQIADGDHADGERAQLQRLSCEGQAAREHLIQANLRLVVSIAKKYLGRGLSFLDLIQEGNIGLMRAAEKFDYHRGFKFSTYATWWIRQAITRAIADQSRTIRLPVHVGETINRVLRTTNRLQQSMEHDPTPDEVALELGLAPEKVRRALEVSRQTVSLETPVGAEGDAVLGDFIEDRSGAAPLESAAQHMLREQIDIALQKLPERERRIIQLRYGLADGQYRTLEEVGREFGITRERIRQIEARVLRKLRHPAYGRHLRGYLE
- the fsa gene encoding fructose-6-phosphate aldolase — translated: MQIYLDTANINEIREAAGWGILSGVTTNPTLIAREKGADFKSTISEIATLVDGPISAETISLDAEGMLREGHEYAQWHPNVIIKVPSTTEGLKAVYQLAKDGIRTNVTLCFNAAQALFAARAGAFIISPFVGRVDDTGVDGMALIREIAQIYRTDPEIKTLVLSASIRHPRHIIDSALAGADIATCPFKVLQMSMKHPLTDRGIEQFLADWRARQ
- a CDS encoding two-component sensor histidine kinase, with the translated sequence MEEYTQSLREDSFATLLLSLGITGFVLFSAGLVGAEMTRLSMQIGLVFLLTHWLANQLRKRGRYRWAVGLFLTGVLAAIMVTFGSYPFAHNPFIFFTPLVVVMAGILLRPWTGFVVATGATVLMILAALVTNSIGDIGRLPFLAAVLLGYLSALVAMLASQSFFTAVEWAIDSYHKVERREAQLYESEKQLQRALLEQDFLNSQLQASNKQLEHARAIAEYANRMKSQFVANMSHELRTPLNAIIGFSYILKQELKGPLSLEQQNYMARIYDSGNYLLKLLNDILDNAKIEAGRLDLQREPTQIEPILQDALMTASSLALGKPIALRTELAVDLPLVYADRVRTAQVLLNLLSNAVKFTERGSITLRVYTAPGTPVNAGGTAPDPGYAVIEVEDSGIGIADEHIELIFEEYRQADETLSRRYGGTGLGLPISRRLVELHGGQLSVVSTLGHGSTFRFTLPVVTDEQIRANLLLGLPAAAEQALAAAD